The sequence ATCGCAGGCATGGTTCGGGTGGACCCCGTCTACACCCCAGCCGACCTCCGCGGACGCGGCTACGCGGCCGCCGTCACCGCAGAGGTGAGCCGGGCCGCGCGTGCCGCAGGAGCCACAGAGGTCGTGCTCTTCACGGACGCGGGCAACCCCACCAGCAATGCCCTCTACCAACGCCTCGGATACCGCCGGATCGCCGACTGGGCTCCGTACGACTTCGTTTACGCCGCAGCAGAAGCCAGTTGAGAAGCGGGAGCGCGACAGCTACAGACGACACCACACCATCCCCGGACTTCGCACCCAGCCCTGCCGACCTTCCGCGTTCCGTGGGATAGGTAGAAAAACACCTACTGAGAGGGCGTTTTGGCGTCTTTGGCTAGTTGATGGGGTGAATTCTGGCGAGTGTCTGCAGAGTTAGACGCGGCGTTTTGCTGCTTGAGCGGTGGCTGGGGCGAGCGCCTGGTTGTTGCGCCCGCACTGCTCCTGTTTCGTCGCAATGTGCTCCGCTTGGCTCCCAATGCCCCGGGCGACCGGTCCCGCGCCCTGACCGATGCTCCGGCTGCTGGGCTACCCCGGAGACATGAGCGACCGACGCCGCTACCCCAGCGACCTGTCCGACGCCCGCTGGGCGTTGATCGAGCCACTGCTGACCAGCTGGCGGACCGAGCAGGCCCGGCACGGCCTGAACATCGGACATCCACCCCGCCACGACCTGCGCGACATCCTCGACGCCGTGCTCTACGTGGCCCGCACCGGCATTCCCTGGCGCTACCTCCCGCATGACTACCCGCACTGGAACACCGTTTACCAGTACTTCGGCCGCTGGGAGCAGGCCGGCCTCTTCGAGCACCTCAACGATCTGCTGCGGCGCCGCGTCCGAGAGAACGAGGGCCGCCGACCCGAACCGACCGCCATGGTGATCGACGCACAGAGCGTCAAGACCTCCACCAACGTTCCTGCCTCCGACCAGGGCGTCGACGTCGGCAAGAAGATCGTGGGCCGCAAGCGCAGCATCGTGATCGACACGACCGGCCTGCTGCTGACAGCCCTCGTGACCGCGGCGAGCATCCAGGACTCCACCGCGGGCGAGACCCTGATCAACCGGATCGCCTCGGCCCACCCCACCATCCGCAAAGGATGGGCGGACCGCGGCTATCGCGAGTACCTCGTCGACCACGCCGCCCGACTCGGCATCGACCTTGAGATCGTCCGCCGTTCTCCCGGCACTCGGGGCTTTGTCGTGCAACCACGCAGGTGGGCGGTGGAAAGAACGCTCGGCTGGCTCATGCTCCACCGCCGCCTGGCCCGCGACTACGAAGCCCTCCCGGCCCGTTCCACCGCCATGATCTACATTGCGATGATCTCTCTGATGGCCCGCCGCCTCACCAAAGAATCCACTCCCACCTGGCGAGGACTCTGATACCGCATCAAAGCCACATCCCGGGATGAAACATTGAGGGAAAACGCTCTCTCA is a genomic window of Streptomyces sp. NBC_00414 containing:
- a CDS encoding IS5 family transposase, whose product is MSDRRRYPSDLSDARWALIEPLLTSWRTEQARHGLNIGHPPRHDLRDILDAVLYVARTGIPWRYLPHDYPHWNTVYQYFGRWEQAGLFEHLNDLLRRRVRENEGRRPEPTAMVIDAQSVKTSTNVPASDQGVDVGKKIVGRKRSIVIDTTGLLLTALVTAASIQDSTAGETLINRIASAHPTIRKGWADRGYREYLVDHAARLGIDLEIVRRSPGTRGFVVQPRRWAVERTLGWLMLHRRLARDYEALPARSTAMIYIAMISLMARRLTKESTPTWRGL